From the genome of Geminocystis herdmanii PCC 6308, one region includes:
- a CDS encoding photosystem II reaction center protein L, translating to MDRNQNPNRQGVELNRTSLYLGLLFVAVLGVLFSSYFFN from the coding sequence ATGGACAGAAATCAAAATCCCAACCGTCAAGGTGTTGAGTTAAATCGTACTTCCCTTTATTTAGGGTTGTTATTTGTCGCCGTTTTAGGCGTTTTATTCTCTAGTTATTTCTTCAACTAA
- a CDS encoding photosynthesis system II assembly factor Ycf48, with translation MNFLFDRVKQILVLVIVAFFCVSCSNVPSVSENPWQYINLETDAILADLDFTSDSNHGWLVGTKATLFETNDGGDTWQPKTIDFGEEKVSFTGVSFYDNEGWITGQPGILLRTVNGGETWERIPLSDELPGIPYDIFALAPNTAEMVTNLGAIYKTTDGGKSWKGLVEGAVGVARSINRSADGRYVAVSSRGNFYSTWQPGDREWTPHNRNSSKRLQNMGFFDDDRLWLIARGGQIQLSESQDVENWAQPINPEYSTSWGFLDLATRQGDEVWVAGGSGNLLVSRDGGLTWEKDREVESVPSNLYKILFLDPDRGFVLGERGVLLKYNTQNAV, from the coding sequence ATGAATTTTTTATTCGATCGAGTCAAACAAATTCTAGTATTAGTAATAGTCGCTTTCTTTTGTGTCAGTTGCTCGAATGTGCCTTCTGTCAGTGAGAATCCTTGGCAATATATTAATTTAGAAACCGATGCTATTTTAGCCGATTTAGACTTTACCAGTGACTCTAATCATGGTTGGTTAGTGGGTACAAAAGCCACCTTATTTGAAACCAATGACGGTGGAGATACTTGGCAACCCAAAACCATTGATTTTGGAGAAGAAAAAGTCAGTTTTACAGGGGTTAGTTTTTATGATAATGAAGGTTGGATTACAGGACAACCCGGCATATTGTTACGCACCGTCAACGGCGGAGAAACTTGGGAGCGTATTCCTTTAAGTGATGAATTGCCCGGTATTCCCTATGATATATTTGCCCTTGCACCTAACACCGCCGAAATGGTGACTAATTTAGGAGCTATCTATAAAACCACCGATGGGGGTAAAAGTTGGAAAGGTTTAGTAGAAGGTGCTGTGGGGGTTGCCAGAAGCATTAATCGCTCTGCCGATGGTAGATATGTCGCTGTGAGTTCCAGAGGAAACTTTTATTCTACATGGCAACCGGGCGATCGAGAATGGACTCCCCATAACCGCAACTCCTCCAAACGTTTACAAAATATGGGTTTCTTTGATGACGATCGACTATGGTTGATTGCCAGAGGCGGACAAATTCAACTGAGTGAATCCCAAGATGTAGAAAATTGGGCGCAACCAATTAACCCTGAATATTCCACCAGTTGGGGCTTTTTAGATTTAGCCACCCGTCAAGGGGATGAAGTGTGGGTAGCAGGAGGTAGTGGAAATCTTCTCGTTAGTCGTGACGGTGGTTTAACATGGGAAAAAGATCGAGAAGTGGAGTCTGTACCCTCTAATTTATATAAAATCCTTTTTCTTGATCCCGATCGAGGTTTTGTTTTAGGAGAGCGTGGTGTTCTGTTAAAATATAATACTCAGAATGCGGTCTAA
- the dapB gene encoding 4-hydroxy-tetrahydrodipicolinate reductase translates to MSQDNLIPVVVNGAGGKMGKEVIKAIASSKDMMLVGAVDQNPALLGQDVGEVAGCGELEIPILNDLQSVLVLATQHKIQGVMVDFTHPDSVYENVRSAIAYGVRPVVGTTGLSPEQIQDLADFADKATTGVLIIPNFSIGIVLMQQAAIQAAQYFDHVEIIELHHNQKADAPSGTAIKTAEMLSDLGKSYNPQLVKETENLAGARGSICGDNIRIHSVRLPGLIAHQEVIFGATGQIYTLRHDTSDRSCYMPGVLLSIRKIVDLKSLVYGLEKIL, encoded by the coding sequence ATGAGTCAAGATAATTTAATTCCCGTAGTCGTCAATGGTGCGGGGGGAAAAATGGGCAAAGAAGTCATTAAAGCCATCGCATCTTCTAAGGATATGATGTTAGTGGGAGCAGTAGATCAAAATCCTGCTTTATTAGGGCAGGATGTGGGAGAAGTGGCAGGATGTGGAGAGTTAGAAATTCCTATCCTTAACGATTTGCAAAGTGTGCTTGTTTTGGCTACCCAACACAAAATACAAGGGGTAATGGTGGATTTTACTCACCCTGATAGCGTTTATGAAAATGTCCGTAGTGCGATCGCCTATGGTGTTCGTCCCGTAGTTGGTACAACTGGACTATCCCCCGAACAAATCCAAGACTTAGCAGATTTTGCCGATAAAGCCACTACGGGAGTCTTAATTATTCCGAATTTTTCCATTGGTATTGTCTTAATGCAACAGGCAGCGATTCAAGCGGCACAATATTTTGATCATGTAGAAATTATCGAATTACATCATAATCAAAAAGCCGATGCGCCTAGTGGCACAGCCATTAAAACGGCGGAGATGTTATCGGATTTAGGAAAAAGCTATAATCCTCAATTAGTGAAGGAAACCGAGAATTTAGCAGGGGCGAGGGGCAGTATTTGCGGTGATAATATTAGAATCCATAGTGTGAGACTACCCGGATTGATTGCCCATCAAGAGGTGATTTTTGGTGCTACTGGACAAATTTATACCCTCCGTCATGATACCAGCGATCGATCGTGTTATATGCCGGGGGTATTGTTATCTATTCGTAAAATTGTCGATTTAAAATCTCTCGTTTACGGTTTAGAAAAAATCTTATAA
- a CDS encoding mechanosensitive ion channel family protein, producing MFQEYWFNLSPPIQSILFHLGFLSIGFIVIYLILFFILRPLFRQLEQDIALVTLNVSGYPLLSIFTVLNLKFTLRDLELVEDKNILQTILTVTVIIIVSYWLVSLLKQVIIYYLKQYTQQTEVMWDDVLLPLVEAVIPVIIFLLGGVFSLKTFGVDLTGIWVTLGGATFIIGFALKDILANFFSGIVLLIDTPFQFGDVLRLEDGSIGMLSRIGVRVTQIYLFDSHCDVYIPNSILQNQNITNLSRPTSYFYYSSTLEIPASEYELEYLQKIITEVVLAHPDTLANIEQKLSLIDRYYLDNESSVHGKQQQEIGKLRLLAEQQVNEKLEEIEYSLEALVVTLQFAEKGGLTSEEIANIIQEYQQVLSLIGFNITEGDQDIFLNEFIESQDSEALIELVKQWYRLWLKDPNLQEEDLYLIPQEWDRKINLIKKRTYRLYQKIINPQLEETRLDDYVLELSDWFKSKFKERKKWQDPQIWITALNHDEGFLYYEFKLNFFVDDIKLEYGKRGDRISSQIYQEILRIIKPSINPQ from the coding sequence ATGTTTCAAGAATATTGGTTTAATCTTTCTCCTCCCATTCAATCTATTCTTTTTCACTTAGGATTTTTAAGTATCGGATTTATAGTTATTTATCTTATTTTATTTTTTATTTTACGTCCTCTCTTTCGTCAGTTAGAACAAGATATTGCTTTAGTGACTCTCAATGTATCGGGGTATCCTCTTCTAAGTATATTTACAGTACTTAATCTTAAATTCACTTTGAGAGATTTGGAGTTGGTAGAAGATAAAAATATCCTGCAAACTATCCTCACGGTGACGGTAATTATTATTGTTAGTTATTGGTTGGTATCACTTTTAAAGCAAGTAATTATCTACTATCTCAAACAATATACTCAACAAACAGAAGTGATGTGGGATGATGTTTTATTACCTTTGGTAGAAGCTGTTATTCCTGTTATTATCTTTTTATTGGGTGGTGTTTTCTCTTTAAAAACCTTTGGGGTGGATTTAACGGGAATTTGGGTGACATTGGGAGGGGCTACTTTTATTATTGGTTTTGCCTTAAAAGATATTCTCGCTAATTTTTTTAGTGGTATCGTGTTGTTGATTGATACTCCTTTTCAATTTGGAGATGTTTTACGATTGGAAGATGGCTCGATCGGAATGTTATCTCGTATCGGTGTGAGGGTGACACAAATTTATTTATTTGATAGTCATTGTGATGTTTATATCCCTAATAGTATCTTACAAAATCAAAATATTACTAATTTAAGTCGTCCTACTTCTTATTTTTACTATTCCAGTACTTTAGAAATTCCTGCTTCTGAATATGAGTTGGAATATCTGCAAAAAATCATTACTGAAGTTGTCCTTGCTCATCCTGATACTTTAGCTAATATTGAACAAAAATTGAGTTTGATCGATCGATACTACCTAGATAATGAATCTTCTGTTCATGGGAAGCAACAACAGGAAATCGGGAAATTAAGACTATTAGCGGAACAACAAGTTAACGAAAAACTAGAGGAAATCGAATATTCTTTAGAAGCCTTAGTGGTGACATTACAATTCGCCGAAAAGGGTGGTTTAACCTCTGAAGAAATTGCTAATATTATCCAAGAATATCAACAAGTTCTTTCTTTAATCGGTTTTAATATTACGGAGGGAGATCAAGACATCTTTCTTAATGAATTTATCGAGTCTCAAGACTCAGAAGCCTTAATCGAGTTAGTTAAACAATGGTATCGTCTTTGGTTAAAAGACCCTAATTTGCAAGAAGAAGACCTTTATTTGATCCCCCAAGAATGGGATCGCAAAATTAATTTAATCAAAAAAAGAACCTATCGTTTATACCAAAAAATTATTAACCCTCAATTAGAAGAAACTCGATTAGATGATTATGTATTGGAATTGAGCGATTGGTTTAAGTCGAAATTTAAAGAAAGAAAAAAATGGCAAGACCCCCAAATTTGGATCACTGCATTAAATCATGATGAGGGTTTTCTGTATTATGAGTTTAAACTTAATTTTTTTGTGGATGATATTAAATTAGAATATGGCAAGAGGGGCGATCGAATCAGTAGTCAAATTTATCAAGAAATACTTAGGATCATCAAACCCTCCATAAATCCTCAATAA
- a CDS encoding pentapeptide repeat-containing protein, with the protein MLVNNYNTDIKAQYGQGERDFPKMQLRRIDLRNSNLKGINLQGSDLSYADLRDTDLSNANLSHCYLNEANLSGANLTGANLTGAYLIKAYLTKTSFKKAILKETYFTGSFLTKANFMKADLSGAFLNGAHLNGAIFQGASYDNTTRFDRCFDPATLGMTLLSSFQASASKKITIAQVISNFESIASITGCYLGGMITAKNFNESRPDIEWLQQFSMDRQGKISFTGTLNHQATMMQLKWLEKWTNAFIKKSSIIIQDLPNIIEEKHLTVDYLIKNNVA; encoded by the coding sequence ATGCTGGTAAATAACTACAATACTGATATTAAAGCTCAATACGGTCAAGGGGAAAGAGATTTTCCTAAAATGCAGTTGAGAAGAATTGATTTAAGAAATAGTAACTTAAAAGGCATTAATCTACAAGGTTCTGATCTAAGTTATGCTGATTTAAGAGATACTGATTTGAGCAATGCTAATTTAAGCCATTGTTACTTAAATGAGGCTAATTTAAGTGGTGCGAATTTAACAGGGGCGAATTTAACAGGTGCTTATCTCATCAAAGCCTATTTAACTAAAACGAGTTTTAAAAAAGCTATTCTTAAAGAAACCTATTTTACGGGGAGTTTCCTCACCAAAGCTAATTTCATGAAAGCCGATTTATCAGGAGCTTTTTTGAATGGAGCTCACTTAAATGGTGCTATTTTTCAGGGGGCATCATACGACAATACTACTCGGTTCGATCGATGTTTTGATCCTGCTACCCTAGGGATGACTTTACTTTCATCTTTTCAAGCATCCGCCAGTAAAAAAATTACTATTGCCCAAGTTATTAGTAATTTTGAATCGATCGCCAGTATCACAGGTTGTTATTTAGGTGGCATGATAACCGCTAAAAACTTTAACGAAAGTCGTCCTGACATCGAATGGCTACAACAATTTTCTATGGATAGACAAGGAAAAATAAGTTTTACAGGTACATTAAACCATCAAGCCACCATGATGCAATTAAAATGGTTAGAAAAATGGACTAACGCTTTCATCAAAAAAAGCTCTATCATTATTCAAGATTTACCTAATATCATTGAAGAAAAACACTTAACCGTTGATTATTTAATTAAAAATAATGTAGCGTAA
- a CDS encoding V4R domain-containing protein: MISVADLVQDKALKGNYFAPEAYVQGDFELGLLETRLGSRLIALPEVFLQGVYAGLDEEIGQATGIVLYNCGRWWGKSFYRRFLQEVSEYYEMPLAEMEMAQFLSCLKQCWKTHGWGVINFNFDYYSQGFIVATTVNSPFAQAAPQDKGFSCQPEAGILSSFFSQLTGEDLVCVQTSCESLGAQNNTFILGLNERLILAKTLSEEGHDHGTILDRILKDSDS, encoded by the coding sequence ATGATTTCAGTGGCAGATTTAGTTCAAGACAAAGCCCTTAAAGGCAATTATTTTGCTCCAGAGGCTTATGTGCAGGGGGATTTTGAGTTAGGATTACTCGAAACCCGTTTAGGCTCAAGATTAATTGCATTACCTGAAGTTTTTTTACAGGGGGTTTATGCTGGTTTAGATGAGGAAATTGGACAAGCGACAGGTATCGTTTTATATAACTGTGGGCGTTGGTGGGGTAAAAGTTTTTACCGCCGTTTTCTGCAAGAGGTAAGCGAATATTATGAAATGCCTTTAGCTGAGATGGAGATGGCACAGTTTTTAAGTTGTTTAAAACAGTGTTGGAAAACTCACGGTTGGGGAGTAATTAATTTTAATTTTGATTACTATTCTCAAGGTTTTATTGTGGCGACTACGGTTAATTCTCCTTTTGCTCAAGCGGCACCCCAAGATAAGGGTTTTTCTTGTCAACCCGAAGCGGGTATTTTAAGTTCTTTTTTCAGTCAATTAACGGGAGAAGACCTTGTTTGTGTTCAAACCAGTTGCGAATCTTTAGGCGCACAGAATAATACTTTTATTCTGGGTTTAAATGAGCGATTGATCTTAGCTAAAACTTTATCAGAAGAAGGTCATGATCATGGTACTATCCTCGATCGAATTTTAAAAGATTCTGATTCTTAA
- a CDS encoding tetratricopeptide repeat protein — MEKQQDIIGISGAVISGIGAIVTVATGNFSIAPIPLAIGIGCNVFSRKQSNDSLVEAYNKQEQTINELIQKLEKNHQELTEKLVQNKGELGTSIEKLQQSLNTNLQAQKEFLNGEIQRIDLQHQNLNNVVTDIKEIENLSQELRVKPDSADFFYQRGIGYEKLGNQNGAIEDYSEAIKKDGNFAKAYHKRGVLYLDTGLKQKAVDDLRKAALLYFEQGDIDSYHQAREMSRNIHELRSDGNGNTQEMLLGKQLFP, encoded by the coding sequence ATGGAAAAACAACAAGATATTATCGGTATTTCAGGAGCAGTTATTTCGGGAATAGGTGCAATTGTGACTGTGGCTACTGGGAATTTTTCGATCGCACCTATTCCTTTAGCCATAGGAATAGGTTGTAACGTTTTTAGTCGTAAACAGTCAAATGATAGTTTAGTGGAGGCTTATAATAAACAAGAACAAACTATTAATGAGTTAATTCAAAAATTAGAGAAAAATCATCAAGAATTAACAGAAAAATTAGTCCAAAATAAAGGGGAGTTAGGCACAAGTATTGAAAAATTACAGCAATCCTTAAATACTAATTTACAGGCACAAAAAGAATTTCTTAATGGAGAAATTCAGCGAATTGATTTACAACATCAAAACTTAAATAATGTCGTTACAGATATTAAAGAAATAGAAAATCTATCTCAAGAGTTGAGAGTTAAACCTGATTCTGCGGATTTCTTCTATCAAAGAGGTATCGGTTACGAAAAATTAGGTAATCAAAATGGTGCGATCGAAGATTACAGCGAAGCTATTAAAAAAGATGGTAATTTTGCGAAAGCCTACCATAAAAGAGGAGTGCTTTATTTAGACACGGGTTTAAAACAAAAAGCCGTTGATGATTTAAGAAAAGCCGCTTTACTTTATTTTGAGCAAGGAGACATCGACAGTTACCATCAAGCCAGAGAAATGAGTCGCAATATTCATGAATTACGCTCTGACGGTAACGGAAATACTCAAGAAATGCTTTTAGGAAAACAGTTATTTCCTTAA
- a CDS encoding rubredoxin, with protein MSEAAKEKTLAEQAPPSYECRSCGYTYVPSKGDSKTNIPAGTLFTDLPSNWRCPVCGSSRNAFTNIGAPDAPSGFAENLNYGFGVNQLTPNQKNLLIFGALALAFLFFLSLYGLG; from the coding sequence ATGAGTGAAGCTGCCAAAGAAAAAACCCTAGCTGAACAAGCACCACCGAGTTATGAATGTCGTTCTTGTGGTTATACTTATGTCCCTTCTAAGGGTGATAGTAAAACCAATATTCCAGCGGGTACGTTGTTTACGGATTTGCCGAGTAATTGGCGTTGCCCTGTGTGTGGTTCAAGTCGGAATGCTTTTACTAATATTGGTGCACCCGATGCACCATCAGGATTTGCTGAAAATTTGAATTATGGTTTTGGGGTAAATCAACTAACTCCCAATCAAAAAAACCTATTGATTTTTGGAGCTTTGGCTTTAGCTTTCTTATTCTTTCTCAGTTTATACGGATTGGGTTAA
- the psbE gene encoding cytochrome b559 subunit alpha — MAGDTGERPFTDIVTSVRYWVIHSITIPMLFIAGWLFVSTGLAYDAFGTPRPDEYFTQTREELPIISDRYKASQQVEQFSK, encoded by the coding sequence ATGGCTGGAGATACAGGTGAACGTCCATTTACCGATATTGTTACCAGTGTACGTTACTGGGTAATTCATAGTATCACAATCCCCATGCTTTTTATCGCTGGTTGGTTGTTTGTTAGTACTGGTTTAGCTTATGATGCTTTTGGTACTCCTCGCCCTGACGAGTATTTCACTCAAACTCGTGAAGAATTACCAATTATTAGCGATCGTTATAAAGCAAGTCAACAAGTCGAACAATTTAGTAAATAG
- a CDS encoding V4R domain-containing protein — translation MTFTPTKSSRTVEKISQNLWKNKYPKKHDHYTLEDFFYFDTANGNITDWNESRNVLVTEDFIVGLIEGLEEEVGSASSVVMYNIGREWGIRDAEFFEQWFQKEYEYPKDVHNMNLLYVLEAWWWPFTTQGWGNWDVDLSEQKNGFMFVNIFDSAVARTLGDVGKPVCHIYAGLMAGFFSRFINKQLNCIEIQCYSMGETYCKFLLGKQDRIDAATFWQNEGAGAKDIQKKLVNGEYLK, via the coding sequence ATGACTTTTACACCCACAAAATCAAGTCGTACTGTAGAAAAAATTTCCCAAAATCTTTGGAAAAATAAGTATCCCAAAAAACATGATCATTATACTTTAGAAGATTTCTTTTACTTTGATACCGCAAACGGTAATATTACCGACTGGAATGAGTCTCGTAACGTTCTTGTAACTGAAGATTTTATCGTAGGTTTAATCGAAGGTTTAGAAGAAGAAGTTGGTTCTGCTTCTAGCGTGGTTATGTATAATATCGGTCGTGAATGGGGTATTCGAGATGCGGAATTTTTTGAACAATGGTTTCAAAAAGAATATGAGTATCCCAAAGATGTTCACAACATGAACTTATTATACGTTCTCGAAGCGTGGTGGTGGCCTTTTACTACTCAAGGATGGGGTAACTGGGATGTGGATTTGAGTGAACAAAAAAACGGCTTTATGTTTGTTAATATTTTTGACTCCGCCGTTGCTCGTACTTTAGGAGATGTAGGGAAACCTGTATGTCATATTTACGCTGGTTTAATGGCAGGTTTTTTCAGTCGTTTTATTAATAAACAACTTAACTGCATTGAGATTCAATGTTACTCTATGGGAGAAACCTATTGTAAATTTTTGTTGGGAAAACAAGATCGCATCGATGCAGCTACTTTCTGGCAAAACGAGGGCGCAGGTGCAAAAGATATTCAGAAAAAACTCGTTAACGGAGAGTATCTCAAATGA
- a CDS encoding LysE family translocator, which translates to MTLHSTLSLFIAIVLLALIPSVSVLAVSLRSVTYGFTHGVLTTMGIVSGDIIFILLAIYGLTFLSEITGNFFTFLKLLGGGYLIWLGIGLWKAKSQEINLEINQKSSFIASFLMGLFISLGDLKAIFFYLSFLPAFVDLSTISIMDTLIIIAMATIGVGGTKLIYALMGDKTSYLLKKSQMMKTINRVAGTLIISIGLFLIFR; encoded by the coding sequence ATGACTTTACATAGTACCTTAAGTTTATTTATTGCGATCGTACTTCTTGCCTTGATACCGAGTGTTAGTGTTTTAGCGGTATCCCTTCGCTCTGTCACCTACGGATTTACTCATGGTGTGCTTACAACTATGGGCATCGTTTCAGGAGATATTATTTTTATCTTATTAGCTATTTATGGTTTAACATTTCTCTCAGAAATAACAGGTAATTTCTTTACATTTCTTAAACTATTGGGAGGAGGGTATTTAATTTGGTTAGGAATAGGTTTATGGAAAGCTAAATCTCAAGAAATCAACCTTGAGATAAATCAAAAATCTTCTTTTATTGCTAGTTTTTTAATGGGACTTTTTATTAGTTTAGGTGACTTAAAAGCCATCTTTTTTTACTTAAGTTTTCTTCCTGCTTTTGTTGATTTATCCACTATTTCCATCATGGATACTTTGATTATTATTGCTATGGCAACCATCGGAGTAGGAGGAACAAAATTAATTTATGCTTTAATGGGAGATAAAACCAGTTATCTTCTGAAAAAATCTCAGATGATGAAAACAATAAATAGAGTAGCTGGTACACTAATAATTTCCATCGGACTCTTTTTAATTTTTCGTTAA
- a CDS encoding photosystem II reaction center protein J: MMGEARIPLWIVGTIAGMGALTVLALFFYGAYAGLGSSL, encoded by the coding sequence ATCATGGGTGAAGCCAGAATTCCTTTGTGGATTGTAGGTACGATCGCAGGTATGGGTGCTTTAACTGTACTAGCACTGTTTTTCTATGGTGCTTATGCAGGTTTAGGTTCTTCTTTATAA
- a CDS encoding crossover junction endodeoxyribonuclease RuvC, whose protein sequence is MIWLGIDPGLAIVGWSILEGDETKIPTIIDYGIIETDKKQPTGERLAELETDFVTIIQEFQPDAIAMEMPFFSREIKAAGKVLQALGVINLVCYREAQLTPFFLHQASWKAHLGNAKANKKEVGAMLQQIFDLPTLPIDDSVDAIAIAYSACCGLRNAIH, encoded by the coding sequence ATGATTTGGTTAGGAATTGATCCCGGATTAGCCATCGTCGGTTGGTCTATATTAGAAGGGGATGAAACTAAAATTCCCACAATTATTGACTATGGAATTATTGAAACCGATAAAAAACAACCCACGGGGGAAAGACTAGCCGAATTAGAAACAGATTTTGTGACTATTATTCAAGAGTTTCAACCTGATGCTATTGCCATGGAAATGCCTTTTTTCAGTCGAGAAATCAAAGCCGCGGGGAAAGTTTTACAGGCTTTGGGAGTGATTAACCTTGTGTGTTATCGAGAGGCTCAATTAACCCCCTTTTTCTTACATCAAGCCAGTTGGAAAGCCCATTTAGGTAACGCAAAAGCTAATAAAAAAGAAGTAGGAGCAATGTTACAACAAATTTTTGATTTACCCACTTTACCCATTGATGATAGTGTGGATGCCATTGCCATTGCTTATAGCGCTTGTTGTGGGTTACGAAACGCTATCCATTGA
- a CDS encoding 2Fe-2S iron-sulfur cluster-binding protein encodes MAKLIKLDPLGTETAIKTNDNLLSGLLKNQLNVMQECGGRGMCSTCHIYVKAGMESLSPLNRREKRTLEVITTCKLNSRLACQARVIGEGVVVELPAGMYLSEIDDIEELIGRRAQQNILHPISGKILVQEGKLITRSMISQLENTKGEVSQYLANTSDAV; translated from the coding sequence GTGGCTAAACTCATCAAACTTGATCCTCTCGGTACAGAAACAGCGATAAAAACCAATGATAATCTTTTATCAGGGTTACTAAAAAATCAACTTAACGTCATGCAGGAGTGTGGCGGTAGGGGAATGTGTTCAACCTGTCATATTTATGTAAAAGCAGGAATGGAGAGTTTATCTCCTCTTAATCGGCGGGAAAAACGCACTTTAGAAGTGATTACTACTTGTAAACTTAATTCCCGTTTAGCTTGTCAAGCTAGGGTGATTGGTGAAGGGGTAGTGGTGGAGTTACCAGCTGGGATGTATTTGAGTGAGATTGATGATATTGAGGAGTTGATTGGTAGGAGAGCGCAACAAAACATTTTACACCCCATATCAGGAAAAATTTTAGTACAAGAAGGAAAGTTGATCACTCGATCGATGATTAGTCAATTAGAGAATACTAAAGGGGAAGTATCCCAATATTTAGCTAATACCAGTGACGCAGTTTAA
- the psbF gene encoding cytochrome b559 subunit beta, whose amino-acid sequence MTNSPNQPISYPIFTVRWLAVHTLAVPSVFFVGAITAMQFIQR is encoded by the coding sequence ATGACTAATAGTCCTAATCAACCAATTTCATATCCTATTTTTACTGTCAGATGGTTAGCTGTTCACACTTTAGCAGTACCTTCTGTCTTTTTCGTCGGTGCAATTACCGCTATGCAATTTATTCAACGATAG
- a CDS encoding PIN domain-containing protein: MSNPLEPIIIDTNILFSALLNSKSNFAFILLLGNNEFYISELVLVELFKYQNKILKLSKLSEEEVIQFYHIILKRINVYKEDLIHTNNLKLAYNLCKDIDVHDTVHVALTSELQGKLWTGDNKLKQGLLKKGFNFFFQPEKID; this comes from the coding sequence ATGTCAAATCCATTAGAACCGATAATTATTGATACCAATATTTTATTTTCTGCATTACTTAACAGTAAGTCTAATTTTGCTTTTATTTTATTACTAGGAAATAATGAATTTTATATTAGTGAATTAGTATTAGTAGAACTTTTTAAATATCAAAATAAAATTCTGAAATTGAGTAAATTATCAGAAGAAGAAGTTATACAATTTTATCATATTATTCTCAAAAGAATTAACGTTTATAAAGAAGATTTAATCCACACAAATAACTTAAAATTAGCCTATAATTTGTGTAAAGACATCGATGTACATGATACCGTTCATGTTGCTTTAACATCAGAGTTACAAGGCAAATTATGGACAGGGGATAATAAATTAAAGCAAGGTTTACTCAAAAAAGGTTTTAATTTTTTCTTTCAACCTGAGAAAATAGATTAA
- the ndhO gene encoding NAD(P)H-quinone oxidoreductase subunit O, which yields MAGKIKKGTYVKAIREKLVDSLEAKASDSRFPNYIFDSKGEVLDFNEEYAFVKFYTPTPSVWLKLDQLEIVE from the coding sequence ATGGCAGGTAAAATAAAAAAAGGTACTTATGTTAAGGCTATTCGTGAAAAATTAGTGGATAGCCTTGAAGCTAAAGCCAGTGATAGCCGTTTCCCGAACTATATTTTCGACAGTAAAGGGGAAGTTTTAGACTTCAATGAAGAATATGCTTTTGTAAAATTTTATACTCCTACTCCTAGTGTATGGCTAAAACTAGATCAATTAGAGATAGTTGAGTAG